From one Trifolium pratense cultivar HEN17-A07 linkage group LG1, ARS_RC_1.1, whole genome shotgun sequence genomic stretch:
- the LOC123904089 gene encoding dehydration-responsive element-binding protein 1F-like, which produces MNKRRAGRKKFHETRHPIYKGVRQRNGKWVCEIRQPSNKTRVWLGTFSHPDMAAIAYDVAALAFKGEDASLNFPHSASSLPRLNSRTSSIRSIQFAATKAAEKHFSSCQDSEPFFAEITKNDSESSLEKSFSKSFFWDEEEVFNMPGLINSMAEGLLITPPALQRGFNWVDGDTTMDLSLWEN; this is translated from the coding sequence ATGAATAAAAGAAGAGCTGGAAGGAAGAAATTCCATGAGACTCGACATCCAATTTACAAAGGAGTGAGACAGAGAAATGGAAAATGGGTGTGTGAGATACGACAACCTAGCAACAAAACTCGTGTTTGGCTTGGAACATTTTCTCACCCCGACATGGCAGCTATAGCTTATGATGTTGCTGCTTTAGCTTTCAAAGGTGAAGATGCTTCCTTAAATTTCCCTCATTCAGCTTCCTCATTGCCGCGTCTTAATTCACGAACATCTTCTATTAGGTCTATTCAGTTTGCCGCGACAAAAGCTGCTGaaaaacatttttcttcatGTCAAGATTCAGAACCATTCTTTGCAGAGATTACAAAGAATGATTCTGAATCCTCCTTGGAGAAGTCTTTTTCTAAAAGCTTTTTCTGGGATGAGGAGGAGGTTTTCAACATGCCGGGTTTGATAAATAGCATGGCAGAAGGGTTGTTAATTACACCACCGGCATTGCAGAGAGGTTTTAATTGGGTTGATGGGGATACTACCATGGACTTGTCTCTATGGGAAAATTAA
- the LOC123904096 gene encoding uncharacterized protein LOC123904096 isoform X3 — translation MKEAGGNSNPNGDFNPYETLCVSPIEKFDTIKTTYTKKKKEADIKGDEETASKIQQEKEYDKLLMAELSNRKRGVTSGSFKVSNEIKYADKQPIITWGPRSAKSSENDVRINLAIAAAFTAWIVVTRSADYKPLQFSAFAFVYRLFVKLKSFEFVWQ, via the exons ATGAAAGAGGCAG GTGGAAATTCTAATCCTAACGGCGACTTCAATCCTTATGAG acTCTCTGTGTAAGCCCTATCGAGAAGTTCGACACGATCAAAACAACATatactaagaaaaagaaggaaGCTGATATTAAGGGTGATGAAGAAACTGCTTCCAAA ATTCAGCAAGAAAAGGAATATGACAAACTTTTGATGGCGGAATTGAGTAATCGGAAAAGGGGTGTCACTTCTGGATCATTTAAG GTTTCAAACGAGATAAAGTATGCCGACAAGCAGCCAATTATAACTTGGGGACCAAG GTCTGCTAAATCAAGTGAAAATGATGTGCGCATCAACTTGGCAATAGCTGCTGCTTTT ACAGCTTGGATCGTGGTCACCCGTAGTGCTGATTATAAACCTTTGCAGTTTTCAGCCTTTGCTTTTGTATATAGGCTTTTTGTGAAGTTAAAATCCTTTGAATTTGTTTGGCAATAA
- the LOC123904096 gene encoding uncharacterized protein LOC123904096 isoform X1, producing MYYRGLFKVVTSWNNRLIISASASAGGNSNPNGDFNPYETLCVSPIEKFDTIKTTYTKKKKEADIKGDEETASKIQQEKEYDKLLMAELSNRKRGVTSGSFKVSNEIKYADKQPIITWGPRSAKSSENDVRINLAIAAAFTAWIVVTRSADYKPLQFSAFAFVYRLFVKLKSFEFVWQ from the exons atgtaTTATCGAGGTTTATTTAAGGTGGTAACATCATGGAATAACAGACTAATTATCAGTGCTTCTGCATCTGCAGGTGGAAATTCTAATCCTAACGGCGACTTCAATCCTTATGAG acTCTCTGTGTAAGCCCTATCGAGAAGTTCGACACGATCAAAACAACATatactaagaaaaagaaggaaGCTGATATTAAGGGTGATGAAGAAACTGCTTCCAAA ATTCAGCAAGAAAAGGAATATGACAAACTTTTGATGGCGGAATTGAGTAATCGGAAAAGGGGTGTCACTTCTGGATCATTTAAG GTTTCAAACGAGATAAAGTATGCCGACAAGCAGCCAATTATAACTTGGGGACCAAG GTCTGCTAAATCAAGTGAAAATGATGTGCGCATCAACTTGGCAATAGCTGCTGCTTTT ACAGCTTGGATCGTGGTCACCCGTAGTGCTGATTATAAACCTTTGCAGTTTTCAGCCTTTGCTTTTGTATATAGGCTTTTTGTGAAGTTAAAATCCTTTGAATTTGTTTGGCAATAA
- the LOC123904096 gene encoding uncharacterized protein LOC123904096 isoform X2, whose translation MYYRGLFKVVTSWNNRLIISASASAGGNSNPNGDFNPYETLCVSPIEKFDTIKTTYTKKKKEADIKGDEETASKIQQEKEYDKLLMAELSNRKRGVTSGSFKVSNEIKYADKQPIITWGPRSAKSSENDVRINLAIAAAFLGSWSPVVLIINLCSFQPLLLYIGFL comes from the exons atgtaTTATCGAGGTTTATTTAAGGTGGTAACATCATGGAATAACAGACTAATTATCAGTGCTTCTGCATCTGCAGGTGGAAATTCTAATCCTAACGGCGACTTCAATCCTTATGAG acTCTCTGTGTAAGCCCTATCGAGAAGTTCGACACGATCAAAACAACATatactaagaaaaagaaggaaGCTGATATTAAGGGTGATGAAGAAACTGCTTCCAAA ATTCAGCAAGAAAAGGAATATGACAAACTTTTGATGGCGGAATTGAGTAATCGGAAAAGGGGTGTCACTTCTGGATCATTTAAG GTTTCAAACGAGATAAAGTATGCCGACAAGCAGCCAATTATAACTTGGGGACCAAG GTCTGCTAAATCAAGTGAAAATGATGTGCGCATCAACTTGGCAATAGCTGCTGCTTTT CTTGGATCGTGGTCACCCGTAGTGCTGATTATAAACCTTTGCAGTTTTCAGCCTTTGCTTTTGTATATAGGCTTTTTGTGA
- the LOC123904148 gene encoding denticleless protein homolog A-like produces MKVWDVEQKTCLRELRDHEDRVETVCSHPTNDDIIVSGSKDGSFRLWDLRCNSITVVGNAHRYQSYGQVEAMRITSVLWLKDQVSIATGGSKDSVPKIWDIRSLDRDVSPIGPLPQPAGQQRLEGITSLSQDDRGTLLSASCKDNRIYLYNTLQLERGPLRSYEGGTLSSYMKAAISPDALNIASGSKEGNIYISKVNKPHEQPTILFPRAGENASLVDWSFSEFGKLATAGEHIVRIWDQDHPEME; encoded by the exons ATGAAAGTATGGGATGTTGAACAAAAGACGTGCCTCAGGGAGCTAAGGGATCACGAGGACCGGGTTGAAACTGTTTGTTCTCATCCTACTAATGATG ATATAATCGTCTCTGGTTCAAAAGATGGATCCTTTCGTCTTTGGGACTTGAGATGCAA TTCAATTACTGTTGTTGGAAATGCACACCGATATCAAAGTTATGGACAA GTTGAAGCCATGAGAATTACATCTGTTCTTTGGCTCAAGGATCAAGTCTCCATAGCCACCGGTGGATCAAAAGATAG TGTGCCAAAAATTTGGGATATCAGAAGTTTGGATCGTGATGTCTCACCCATAGGTCCTCTTCCTCAGCCAGCAGGACAG CAAAGATTAGAGGGTATAACTAGCTTGTCGCAAGATGACCGCGGAACTTTACTCTCAGCCTCCTGCAAGGATAACCG AATTTATCTATATAATACACTTCAACTTGAAAGGGGGCCTTTAAGATCCTATGAAGGTGGTACTTTATCATCTTATATGAAG GCTGCAATTAGCCCTGATGCATTGAACATAGCTAGCGGTTCTAAGGaaggaaatatatatatttcgaAG GTCAACAAGCCTCATGAGCAACCTACTATTTTGTTTCCGCGCGCTGGAGAAAATGCATCCTTAGTTGACtg GTCCTTCTCCGAGTTTGGAAAATTAGCAACTGCTGGTGAACACATA GTTCGAATATGGGATCAAGATCATCCAGAAATGGAATAA